Sequence from the Epinephelus moara isolate mb chromosome 19, YSFRI_EMoa_1.0, whole genome shotgun sequence genome:
TCCAGCACCCACAGAGCTGCCAGCGCCTGAGGCCCGGCCATCCCCAGAGGCCTCTCCCATGCCGGGAGCCATCTTTGGTCCCAGTTTGTAGAGAGAGGAGCCCGGCACTGAGGCCTCCAGGGTGTGGATCTGTGCATTAGGTGGTGGGTCCACACCTTCCTCGATGCTTAGTCTGCGACGCTCACGCAGAcgttcctcctcatcctcaggAGAGGGGTGGGCCGGGTCAAAGGCATCCAGCAGGGCAGTGGAGGAATGCGGGCTGACCGGTGCTGTGTGTTGCTTGATCAAGTGCCACTTGTGAGCAAGGTCTGAGCCTGGTGGGAAGGGGCAGGTCTCCAGCATGAGCTCTGTCAGGTGAATCTTACGTTTGGAGGTGACCGGGTTCTTAGATGAGCGGGAGCGTCTGCGAGCGGGCAGGGGTAAGCAAAGCCCTACTGTATCACTTAGCCGCTGGCGCAAAGACCGAGCATTCAGACTGCGTCCTCCAGATACAGAGTCACTCATCTCCTGGATGGAGCTGACTCCATAGCGCCTGTCCCTACGGTTCCCACTCCCCCGTAAGCGCCCAGACCGCCTATCTGCTTCCAGAGAGCTCTGGGTTTTAGTGGAACATGAGTGTTTTTTCTTGCCCCCCCAAGGAGCATGACGGGAATAGGAGTCTCTCCGGGCCAGGGGAACACCACCTGATCCCCCCCGCACATCCTCAGTGTCCTTGTCAATTGTAATCTCTACAATCTGTGGGATATCCGACACACAGTTATGATGGCGGCGTCCTGCTGTTACCATTGGCACTGGCAGAAGGCTCCGAGTTGGACTAGAGGCTCCTGATGCCTGAGGTTCACCTGAGCTGCCTTGGCCAATATCCACCACACAGTGGACGGCATCGGCCTCAACCCTGCTTTCACTGGGTCCTGAACTGCTGTTGTGAAAGAGTGTCTGGCATTTGCTCTTCAGGTTGCTCCACATGTTGCCCACTTTCTTCATCAATAGGAGCCCCTGGGACCTGCAGATAACAGGAGACAAAACTGATTAAGTCACAGGTGGAGAAATCTTGCAACAGCAATGGTGCCTACATTTAACACTGAGGCACAAGCTGCATAAAGAATGCCCTACATTTAAATTCCCCAGACTGCTGTGTATCTAGTAATTAGACATGGTGCGAGTATAACGGGGCCAAAGTGTCTGAGAGGTGGGTGAGCTTGAGTAGCTGGAACAGCAGAGTTAGGAGTTGCCAGGCAGACGTGCAGGGACACAAGGCCACAGCTATAAATGAACCCAGGATCTGCTCACAGCTGATCTGCTGGTATGTACTGTATTACAGAGCCAGTCTAGACCTGACCAAAAACTTTCCctgtaacagcagcagacaggGCACATggacatgcacatacacactcacatatgCCATTGATTTATCACTCTACTAGAATTTGACAGGGATTTGGAGGTAGCAGCACCAAATTGCAGGCGAATGGTGCAAATTTTACAGTTAGCAGTCACCACAGGTAGGTGGCTTGCCAAACACAAATCATGGAAGGATTCCAAAATGCAGCAGTTTCAGACACTGGATTTCATGGATTTATGAGGGTACACATTCTGGTGTTGCCGGTGAATCCAAATCACTGCAGCAGACAAGGTTAGGATTGCAACGGTATGGGATTTTCACAGTACAATAACTGCCTCAGAAAATATCAAGGTTTCCTGGTATCACATATGCGGTATAACACAATTATTTGACCCTGAGTGGAAtgaaatatacttttttttgttggttgaaCTCTCCTTTAAGTGAgtcttgaaaccattttttaaaataaaagtatgtgtaaaaagtctgacAGGCAGTCAAGAAGGAAGGGAGATTCTTCGTctggtttcatttttttccttcatatCATAGATAAGCAACTGTACATGGCATGATGACAGCTGCTTTTCATATCAAGGTATGCCGTGAAACCAGAATACCACTAAAACTCTAAGTCAGATACTTGATTAATTTACCAATCTACAAAATATCCAAACCCAAACACATATGCAAATCTTCACAAtggtgttttagctctttagACCTTCAAGTAAATTACAACACTCACTGTTTGGACATTTATCTCTGAAACAAGTTTTATTCAAATTTTGAAGGAAACTAAAGTGTACTGTACCCGATTAAATCATCTAACATTGACTTTACCCATGAGTACAAGCTGCAGGCAGTGCATTTTACAATACTTATAAGAACATGCACTCCTATTATGGGTGTTCTTGTTGAAAATTTAATTGCACGTGCGATTTACTAAGCTAGAGGCACACAATGAAGGATGTTGGACCCACTGTAGCTTGTCTCTCTCCTTCCCACccacttcttttcttttctgtctgcCTCTGGGCCAAAAGCAGCTATCTGACTACCAGGCATTGTGTCGACCTGCCTACAGATTTAAGTTTGCCTCGTAACATTGGTATAAACATTATGGCTTTGCACAGTCATCTGTGACAGACAAGGGTTCTGTGATGCACAGGAAACCAGACTGGTCCACAGCACACAACTGATTAAGTTGATTTGCTGAGGGCAGTTCCAAGGCTATCACTAACAAAATGACGTCAGTGTCATCCCCCTTATTGACCTGCTGTGTACTTACAAAAGATGACGTCTCTCTGCTTGACTGTCTTTCCATGTTTGCAATACATACGCCTACAAAACAGCCTGCAATAATTTTGTTGCAATGAAAAAATTCTCTCTTATCCACACAGTTAAGATGCATCACCAAATGACTCACTTGCTGTGGTTCATCTCCTGTTCTGCGCTCCATGTGTATCTGCACAATAAGCCTGAGTAAGTGTTGGGCATTGTCTGGTCTGTTAGATGTCTTCCTTTTATTTTCTCAAGGGGTAGTGTCAGTACAAAAATTCACAGTAACTGACTATACTTCCAATCTGATTACCCCTGACTTGAGCTGGAGCTCCAGTCATAAACTACACTTCAAATGAACAACATCCAAAGCAAAGCACCCAAATGCTTTTCAACACTCAATGATAATTCAGCAAACTTGTAAGTGTTAGAAATCACTTTCCTCATGGACTGGATAGTAGTAACATCTGTATGCCTTTATTTAAAGTTAATTACACTTAAAACAATATGTCTGGTACAAATTACAATAACTAAACTtgctttaaactgtgtttaaaattTCATCCCTGCTATAAACAATGAGCCCCGTATCATCACTGCAGCACACATTGTTTCAGAATACTCCTTAGCAAGTTGTTAAGTGCTCCAAGCTGTGGCTGGGAGTTATTCTGCAACTAGATTTGATTACCAAATGATCATAATTTTTGATGCATAGAAATTAGATTTTCATCTCCTGCATGAACAAAATGTCAGATgaatttcattacattttagATCGTATTATTTTAATGGACATttcacccaaaatcaaaaacacatttgtccTCTTATATGTAGTGCTAatcatcagtctagattgttttggtgtgagttttggagatatcagctgtagagatgtctgccttctctccattataatggagctagatggcacttggaTTCTGGTGTTCAAAGCACCAgcaaacatacatttgaaaaactcaacagcaatgtctctttccaggaatcatgacctggttactcaagataatccacagaccttgttgtgagcagtttcatgtaggaactactttctctcttaaaaactacacccaccaactgtatcatggcacagaaggaagcgtgcatctactcataaaAGAGAGGCTTTTTCTCAAAacagcacgagatgtaaacatttatggcgtcctccttggctgagctatAATATTAGCCAGCTTAGTGGCAAcaggtgagctagcagcagatgTATgattccttctgcacagtgatccAGTCAGCAGGTGTAGTTCGATAGAAataaaggtctgtggattattttgagaaaagtGGTCTTGATTCCTAGAAAAATAcattactgttgtgtttttttaaatgtattttttggcactttgagcaccacaagccgagtgccatctagttccattatattggagagaagacagacatctctacggccagtAACTCCAACACCCGGCAAcgtacaccaaaacaatctcgattgataaatggcactacaggtgagaggaaaaatgtgtttttaattttggggttaACTGTGAATGTTATTTCCAAGGTCTGCAATTTCAGGCAAAAATTGTTGGTGTGATGTCACAGAGCTTTCATAATAAAAACTTGCAAAGGCTTATTATCTAATTGGTGAGCATATTCGTAATTAATCATTaccaatatttgtttttattaagtcTCAATAGAACTTGTGGCATGGGCATGCACAATTAAATAATTGAATTTACAATTTAAATACCAAAACATAGTAATTCCATGAATGACACAATATTCATTTTACATGTGGCCttactaaattaaaaaaagaaaaagattacTGTCAACTGATCAGTGCTGCATTGGTGCATTTAAAGGACCATAGCCTTTAAAAGGTGCAGTGTGAAGGATTCAAGGATtgattggcagaaatggaatataatattcttaacaatgttttcattagtgtgtaATCTCAGTGATACTAAGAATTGTGTTTTggttagcttagaatgagcccCTCATATCTAGGGAATGGGTCTTTtttcacaaagtctgccatgttgcactggcatgtttctacagtagcccagaagagacaaaccaaacactggcactACAGAGGACCTTTCACATTTTTACGTTACCTGAAGGCCACCGTAGCGAGAGGTGAGGGAAGGGGTATTCAGTTGGCTGCAATTAGGGATGGGATGATAAACGATTTTACtgcaaatcaaaacaaaaaacattcacaATAAAGTGAATACAAGTAATAATAAGGTTAAGTAATTCCAGTATGTTTTAGTGATATTTAAGGAGTATTAAGCATGTTTTGGCAGTTATCTGGACATTTATCGTGGCCAGGACAATCCTAATGTGAAACTTTCATATCGTCCAATGCCTAGTTGCCATCCATAatctcaccgctagatgccactaaatccttcacactgctcctttaaatgcatttattcaGGTAAAGAAAAAGGGGTGCCTTTAAGTCCTGACAAGACCGCGATGCGATAAAAAATTGTGGGATACTGCGCAACAGAGAAAGCAGCACTCACTGTAAACTGTTTTGATTACatgctacaggtaagaggaggtAACACTAGTTTGGCTGAACTCAAACCTGCAACATGCCATCGAGGTAAgcaacacctttttttttttggtcattccTGTTGTATAGAAAACAACTGGCACTGTGCCAGTACCACAGGCTCTGatctagtgttgcacggtataccggtactaaaatagtaccgcggtactagagtattccaaacggtactatactgcatttggaaaataccggtactttgaaattgattcaattcattagttaatttattttactcatttatgcacacaaacgcctttcttgttcctattggagcacagattgcacaagtggtgtgtatgacaacacctgtatcaacattcgcagctggcccaagagaaagtctgcctcgcaaagggagacaacacgagacaacaccaacttagtgaaacatttgagcaaccaaaccgtgacgtccgtaccgaggtacttaccgaaccatgattttttttggtaccgttacacccctactatttattgttctaacggtttgtatccaaaaggacttttccttaggaaaagtacagaagagtatcgaaaagtatcgaaattcatattggtattggtaccgaaacaaagattttggtatcgtgacaacactactctGATCTTAGTTCCTCATGTTAAGGAAACTCTCCACAGTGTACCCAATTTCAGCTGTCCTTGGCATGCACAAAGTATGTTGTGCCAACTAAGTAAATCTTGAATGAGCTGTTATTGAAAATCTAACTTAATGAGAGCTGCAACAAGTAGTCAATTAATCAGACGATAAAGAAAAAATTAATTGCCGCCTATTTTGATAATGGAAGAAACACCATTTGACTGTTCTCATATTGAGAATTTGCTGCTCTTCTTGGTACAATCGTACAATATAACACTGTATTATTGTATATAATGACGTCCACTTTGTGCTGTAACAGTGTTGTCAAATATATCAATTTATCATCACATATCGATTCTAAATATCTGAAACTTCCAATACTCATTTCCTGCAGTATCGACACACCAGTACCAGCtctgctttctttctctctcttatcaatgtttactacagttattctgctgttctctgccactaaacaaaaaaagttcTTGACATAGtatagccttgttatatttatctcttaataaaaaaagaacttgAATGTCCCCAATGTCAATTTTTTCCCATGGTATTGAAAATGGTATCAGATACTACTATTTTCCAAGGCACTGTATTAAGTTTAAATTTCCAGaattgtgacaacactagtaCTGTAGGATGTGGtagtgttattttttaaaatcatatacTTATGTTTTATAAATCAAACAATTAATGCAAAAATAATCGGAACATTAATcgatgatgaaaataattattaggcTACTTGCTGTCCCATTCTTAACAGTTACCATTTACGGTAAACTCCTTCAAGTTATAAATTATTTTAACCATTTGGTTTCAAAGTTCTTACTACAACTATCTGACAGTGTGACTGACGATTTAAAGAAAAGATACTTATGAGTTAAATAAGTACAATACGCTTCTTACACATCTTTATTGTAAATATGTGCCAATACACTTTTATAAACCATGTAATACAATATCATCAAATCTGCTAAACTAAAATTTAAGCAATGCATCTACTACAATACCACATGATGCATATTTACTGCCGTTTTGTTATTTGAGTATGATTTCAGTATGGTGGCTCAATGGCATACCAACAGTCTTCTTGACAATTCCTTATAAAAACCTTTGGGGTTCAAACTGTCTAACTTGGACAGGCAATCAAAGGTTTCACCAAAGCAGCAACATGGCTCAAAATGTACTTGAACCATTTGTACAGCCAATTCGATTTTAGAAAGCAAAACATGCAAACAACCGTCTCTCACTCGTCAAAGTTTTTGTTGGAGCACAAAGTCTTACTGGCCACAACCTAAATTTGCCATTTGTCTTGATTCTGGAATTGTACTGCCAACATGAAAACACTGATCTATGAACTAAAACTGCATGTTCACACCCTGCTGTTTTCCCTCCAAGATGAACTGGAATTGTGAGGCTAATGTTGTATCAGCTACATCTTGAGAGGCTGGATTTTCCATCCGGGTTGGTGTGTTTTATCCCTCAGCTTGCTAAACGcctcaaaaacacaaacaatgaaAAGTTCCAGTGACTAAGACACATGGCTTGAAGAGGCCATGATCTCCAAAACTGTGTTAAGTTTGCCCAAGtatgataaaaacatgtctATAACTTGACTCAATGACTGTTGCCACAATTTAACAAAAAAGTATAGGCAATAATGGAAGTCCCttgacaggaaataaaacatgctaGCTAGTGTACTCCTATCCACCACATGCTCAATCACCACAAAATTATGCATACATTAGAAAAAATATACATGTGTTATTTGTTCGACTATTCATTTTAGTAATATTCACTTACCAAGAACTCAGAAGATTAACGTTacaaacaaagagacagaatgCTAGGAGTGGTACCACGAAGATAAATGAAATACTATAAATGTGAAGGAATGACCACTGAAAACCAAAAACTGACCGTGTGTTAATTAGCTAATCTGCCCTGTGTCCTTGATAACTTGGCTTCATTCTGATTACATGTAAAATAAACTTAAGGAGCTAttcaaaaacagacaacaatAATAGCATAGTGGTGATGAGATTTGTCACTACATGAATGGTTGTACTTTTTTGGTGATCCACCGCAAAGTAGCTAAATTATAATAAAGTCTAATTCTTGCTCTAATTATTTATGCAACATTATAACCTAGAAGTTCAATTTTATGCCTACAACAGGACACACGACACTAAGGCATCACATATTGCAGATTTCCGCCTAGAATGACCTCTGCTAAACTAATTCAATTATTTAAAACTGTAATCGTCCTATATAATTCTCTATGACTGCTGCCATTGATAACAATAGCCACACCAATAGCGCGATCCAGTCCACCACCATTCAAAGCCGCCCTGAAACAGAACTAGGCTACTTATGCTCTCCGGCAGCCCAACACACCCATTCTCCTGGGATCATACTGATCTAGAGAGGGCTGTAGAGAAGACAAGATTAAGGGAGGACGCCTTCTCTACTCAGACCAGACCAGAGTTAATGAGATATTTGCAGCGTTTTGCATTCTGAAAGATATGTGGGTTGGCAAGAAGCCACACAGGGTCTGTAAATGACTCATAAATCGCTCTAATTCTTCCTGTCCTTCAAATCTTAGCAATATTTAAACTTTTACTAGTGATGTTGATATGGCAAACTATCCAGGTTTTTCCTCCCCAGGATGGATTAATGGCTGAAATATAAACTTTTCTAATAGAAGCAGAATATGCACAAAATACATATCCCTACAACGCAACATTACATTGCTGTTCAGCAGTGTATTAACACTGCAATATTGTTTGAATAACATTTATTATGCTCGTTGTTAGTGGTTTGTGCTCAACATTCAATCAAAAAAACACTCAAGTCAGTCCCAATATGAATCTCAGTTTAGTTCAGTCAAGTTAAATTAAGTGAAAAAACATACCCTGAccagcattttaaaacaaacccTCTTCAGAGTTAAAGTTAACTACATTAACTACAATACAAAACCTGCCTTCGTTTGAATATGATCTTGTAATTCAGATTGACGTGGACAGTACAGTTTCATTACACTTACTACTTACGCTTACTACCATAACCGATTATATGATTTACCGCTAACTTCAATGTCAATAGAAAACACACACCTATCGAGCTATAACGTTATTATAGCTGGTTACAGCAATGGTTGGGAGGCCTTAACGTTTCTGGAGGCCCCACTTTTCACTGGTCCCAGCCAAGTTAGCTGACTTGCTAACACGTTAATGTTCACCATCCACAGCCAGTCCCAGTACACCGCTAAATgttgctaacgttacagctaatGAGATAACGTTAGCGGAGTTCAGATTTATAAACTTAGCTTATTGACTTTAGTCAGCAGTGTAATATTTTTCAGAGACAAATTTGAAACTGTCCTCTGTTGGCTGGCAACATATGAGCTAGCTTGGAGCTAAATGCAGACTGCTTCGCTAACTTGCGGTTCAGGCTTACGAGCTGTCAAAaatgctaactgttagcatttcCTAGAATGGGAGTTTCTAGCGTTTTAGCTAGCCGCAGCTAACCAGGCAGCTAGCGGGGTTAGCGTGTTAGCTTATGAAAAAGCGACACaaaaaattacacaaataaatcaaGAGGTGCAGTGCTGCTTAAAGATGGTGAGCAGATAAATGTGACCTGCGTGACAAGTAGTGGTGTGTTTCTCGAAATCATATCTTACCCGTGTGCCTTTTGAAAGCCCTATTCAACAGCTCTCTTTGTCTGCAAAAAATGGCTATTAAGAGAAGTCAGGCATACATCCCCCTTGCGGACCACGGTGTCGGATGAAAGCACTAAACGTACGCGGATACTTGATGGTATCATCCCgaatatttttaaattcattcGTTAAATACTaatcaaaattatttaaaaagctAAATTATTCTTTAACCGCCGCGACAACCCGTTCTTCATCATGGTGGGGGTCTTCTTCTCTGCCGTGGTCGCTGCTGCTCCTAGCAGCCAATATGACGGCGGTCTCAGCAGACAGAGAACCGGAGAGGCGGACGGTGTTGAGCGTGAGGGAAACCGACTGACAGCGGCTCAGTCCAATGGAGGAAAGGGAAAAGGGGGCCATTTCCGACCGAGCACGCGGATAGGGAATGCCCTGCAGCTGGCTCCCCGTGATGGGCGTCTCGTGTCACCAATGAacgagagaggaggatgaggcTCTCCACAGGCAGCTACTTGGAAACGTGGAGAGGTGAAGTGATGCTGGTGGTGTTACAGCAGGGCCACTGACTCACTGATGTCATCCAGGTAAgagaagagtttttttttttggaacccAGCTTTCCTTTTTGGGGGggaagacatgacagtgtataTTGGTGCTCCAACAGCCTAACAAGCAGGCCTACCAGGgtggcccaggggcccaaagtgtcagtggcccccctggccctcacctgcaaaatgtcagatTTCAAATTAACACCAACCAGCtaggaagagacacaaactaCAACAAAtagaacaaccacaaagagacaaaaaaggactacaaagcaacaaaaatgaccacaaaagaTGACCACataaaatgaccccaaaaagacaaaaattacctcaaaaagacacaaataactacaaaaagacacatacgaaccacaaggagacacaaaaatgcaacaaaaatgaccacaaaagacacaaaattaccttcaaaagacacaaaggaACCATAAGGAGGCACAAACTGACCACTGACTC
This genomic interval carries:
- the socs5b gene encoding suppressor of cytokine signaling 5b, with translation MKKVGNMWSNLKSKCQTLFHNSSSGPSESRVEADAVHCVVDIGQGSSGEPQASGASSPTRSLLPVPMVTAGRRHHNCVSDIPQIVEITIDKDTEDVRGGSGGVPLARRDSYSRHAPWGGKKKHSCSTKTQSSLEADRRSGRLRGSGNRRDRRYGVSSIQEMSDSVSGGRSLNARSLRQRLSDTVGLCLPLPARRRSRSSKNPVTSKRKIHLTELMLETCPFPPGSDLAHKWHLIKQHTAPVSPHSSTALLDAFDPAHPSPEDEEERLRERRRLSIEEGVDPPPNAQIHTLEASVPGSSLYKLGPKMAPGMGEASGDGRASGAGSSVGAGLSGACAQVLGAAASAQDCDSEEDSTTLCLQARRPKQRHASGDGHLSRQQPGPWKVHTQIDYIHCLVPDLLQITALPCYWGVMDRYEAEALLDGRPEGTFLLRDSAQEDYLFSVSFRRYNRSLHARIEQWNHNFSFDAHDPCVFHSSTVTGLLEHYKDPSACMFFEPLLTAPLHRTFPFGLQHLARAAICRWTTYDGIGSLPLPPALQDFLKEYHYKQKVRVRWLEREPPLKVK